A part of Vulpes vulpes isolate BD-2025 chromosome 15, VulVul3, whole genome shotgun sequence genomic DNA contains:
- the PLA2G4E gene encoding cytosolic phospholipase A2 epsilon isoform X3 gives MEELEVEFLLEESPSPPESLITNGVLVARQVSCLEVHTECRQQKKSSKMKDLLVTVKESFEHTQRVSHCREPCCPNPACFHYPKYFQPWMHTEVPKSQWSHGLCCCCAHKKNSLVCQPLDCLPDGQTVTLPVGENCALHMKTTPCPQTLDVRLGFSLCAAELEFLQKRKVVVAQALKQVLQLEEDLHVDEVPLIAIMATGGGTRSMTAMYGHLLALQKLNILNCASYITGLSGATWTMATLYRDPDWSSKNLEPAVLEARRHVVKDKMPALFPDQLSKFQEELRQRSQEGYKVTFTDFWGLLIEACLGDERNESKLSDQRAALSQGQNPLPIYLTINVKDDVSNQDFREWCEFSPYEVGLQKYGAFIPTELFGSKFFMGRLMKRIPESRMCYMLGLWSSIFSLNLLDAWNLSQSSEEFFHRWTRERVHDIEDEPLLPEIPKCDANVLDTAVVIPGSWLSNTFRSILTHRAFVSQFHNFLLGLQLHTDYLQNSQFSIWRDTVLDGFPNQLTESVNHLCLLDTAFFVNSSYPPLLRPERKVDLIIHLNYCAGSQTKPMKQTCEYCTMQNIPFPKYELQEEEDNLKECYLMENSQDPDAPIVIFFPLINDTFQKYKAPGVERSPEELEQGHVDIYGPQTPYATKELTYTEAAFDKLVKLSEYNILNNKDKLLQALRLAVERKKRPKSQCPS, from the exons TGAAGGACCTCCTGGTGACAGTGAAGGAGTCCTTCGAGCACACCCAACGCGTCTCACACTGCCGGGAGCCGTGCTGCCCAAACCCGGCCTGCTTCCACTACCCCAAATACTTCCAGCCCTGGATGCACACGGAAGTGCCCAAGAGCCAGTGGAGCCATGGG cTTTGCTGCTGCTGTGCACACAAGAAGAACAGCCTTGTCTGCCAGCCCCTTGATTGCCTCCCTGATGGCCAGACGGTGACCCTGCCAGTG GGTGAGAACTGTGCATTACACATGAAGACTACACCCTG CCCTCAGACGCTGGATGTGCGGCTGGGCTTCAGCCTGTGTGCAGCAGAGCTGGAGTTCCTGCAGAAGCGGAAGGTGGTGGTGGCTCAGGCACTGAAACAGGTGCTGCAGCTGGAGGAGGACCTGCATGTGGATGAG GTACCACTGATAGCCATCATGGCCACTGGGGGTGGAACAAGATCCATGACTGCCATGTATGGCCACCTCTTGGCACTGCAGAAGCTGAACATCCTGAACTGTGCCAGCTACATCACAGGCCTGTCAGGGGCCACCTG GACCATGGCTACCTTATACCGTGACCCCGACTGGTCCTCCAAAAATCTGGAGCCTGCCGTACTTGAGGCACGGAGGCATGTGGTCAAGGACAAGATGCCTGCCCTGTTCCCAGACCAGCTCTCCAAATTCCAGGAGGAGCTTCGGCAGCGCAGTCAGGAAGGCTACAAAGTCACCTTTACAGATTTCTGGGGCCTGCTGATTGAGGCCTGTCTGGGGGATGAG AGAAATGAATCCAAACTATCAGATCAGCGTGCTGCTTTGAGCCAAGGCCAGAACCCCCTGCCCATCTACCTCACCATCAATGTCAAGGATGATGTAAGCAACCAGGATTTCAGAG AGTGGTGCGAGTTCTCTCCCTACGAGGTGGGCCTGCAGAAGTATGGGGCCTTCATCCCCACAGAGCTCTTCGGCTCCAAGTTCTTCATGGGGCGGCTGATGAAGAGGATCCCAGAGTCGCGGATGTGCTACATGCTAG GCTTGTGGAGCAGCATCTTCTCCCTAAACCTGCTTGATGCCTGGAATCTGTCCCAAAGCTCGGAGGAGTTTTTCCACAGGTGGACGAGGGAGAGAGTGCACGACATCG aAGATGAGCCACTCCTGCCTGAAATTCCCAAATGTGATGCCAACGTCTTGGACACTgcggtggtgatcccagggtcatggctGTCCAATACTTTCCGCAGCATCCTCACCCATCGGGCCTTTGTGTCTCAGTTCCACAACTTCTTGTTGGGACTGCAGCTGCACACAGACTATCTCCAGAACAGCCAGTTCTCCATATGGAGAG ACACAGTGCTAGATGGTTTCCCGAACCAGCTGACAGAGTCCGTGAACCACTTGTGCCTGTTGGACACTGCATTCTTCGTCAACTCCAGCTACCCGCCCCTCCTCAGGCCTGAGAGGAAAGTTGACCTCATCATTCACCTCAATTACTGCGCTGGGTCCCAGACAAAG CCCATGAAGCAAACATGTGAGTACTGCACCATGCAGAACATCCCCTTCCCCAAATACgagctgcaggaggaggaggacaaccTCAAGGAGTGCTACTTGATGGAGAACTCCCAGGACCCGGATGCCCCCATTGTGATTTTCTTCCCACTCATCAATGACACCTTCCAGAAGTACAAGGCCCCAG GTGTGGAGCGAAGCCCTGAGGAGCTGGAACAGGGTCACGTGGACATTTATGGCCCTCAAACTCCATATGCTACCAAGGAGTTGACATACACAGAGGCTGCCTTTGACAAGCTGGTGAAGCTCTCTGAGTACAACATCCTGAATAACAAGGACAAGCTCCTTCAGGCCTTGAGGCTGGCGGTGGAGAGGAAGAAACGCCCGAAGAGCCAGTGTCCATCCTAA